A single region of the Pseudomonas solani genome encodes:
- the aldA gene encoding aldehyde dehydrogenase — translation MTETPLYQNYIANAFVGSDQHIEVHNPANAELLARVPESPVEQVERAIAAARGAQKAWAAKPAIERAGYLRQIATKVRANAERLARIITREQGKVPALALVEVNFTADYLDYMAEWARRLEGEVLTSDRVNEHVFLLRKPLGVVAGILPWNFPFFLIARKMAPALLTGNTIVIKPSEETPINCYEFARLVAETDLPSGVFNVVGGRGASVGHSLTSHAGVDLISFTGSVGTGARIMAAAAPNITKLNLELGGKAPAIVLADADLDLAVTAITASRVINTGQVCNCAERVYVERKVADAFIDKIASAMAATRYGNPSENAELDMGPLINQAGLDKVAQMVRTAQGQGAQVVTGGAVADKGKGFHYQPTVLAGCKADMEIMRKEIFGPVLPIQIVDDLDEAIALANDSEYGLTSSIYTRSLGAALKASREIDFGETYVNRENFEAMQGYHAGTRKSGIGGADGKHGLYEFTHTHVVYIQE, via the coding sequence ATGACCGAGACCCCCCTCTACCAGAACTACATCGCCAACGCCTTCGTCGGCAGCGACCAGCACATCGAGGTGCACAACCCGGCCAACGCCGAGCTGCTGGCGCGGGTGCCGGAATCCCCCGTCGAGCAGGTGGAGCGCGCCATCGCCGCCGCCCGTGGCGCGCAGAAGGCCTGGGCCGCCAAGCCGGCCATCGAGCGCGCCGGCTACCTGCGCCAGATCGCCACCAAGGTGCGCGCCAATGCCGAGCGCCTGGCGCGGATCATCACCCGTGAGCAGGGCAAGGTGCCGGCGCTGGCGCTGGTGGAGGTCAACTTCACCGCCGACTACCTGGACTACATGGCCGAGTGGGCGCGGCGCCTGGAAGGCGAGGTGCTGACCAGCGACCGGGTCAACGAACACGTGTTCCTGCTGCGCAAGCCGCTGGGCGTGGTGGCCGGCATCCTGCCGTGGAACTTCCCGTTCTTCCTCATCGCCCGGAAGATGGCGCCGGCCCTGCTGACCGGCAACACCATCGTCATCAAGCCCAGCGAAGAAACGCCGATCAACTGCTACGAATTCGCCCGCCTGGTGGCCGAGACGGACCTGCCCAGCGGCGTGTTCAACGTCGTCGGCGGGCGCGGCGCCAGCGTCGGCCACAGCCTCACCAGCCACGCGGGCGTGGACCTGATCAGCTTCACCGGCAGTGTCGGCACCGGCGCGCGGATCATGGCCGCCGCCGCGCCGAACATCACCAAGCTCAACCTGGAGCTGGGTGGCAAGGCCCCGGCCATCGTCCTCGCCGACGCCGACCTGGACCTGGCGGTGACCGCCATCACCGCCTCGCGGGTGATCAACACCGGGCAGGTGTGCAACTGCGCCGAGCGCGTCTATGTGGAGCGCAAGGTGGCTGATGCCTTCATCGACAAGATCGCCTCGGCCATGGCCGCCACCCGCTACGGCAACCCCTCCGAAAACGCCGAGCTGGACATGGGCCCGCTGATCAACCAGGCCGGCCTCGACAAGGTCGCGCAGATGGTGCGCACCGCCCAGGGCCAGGGTGCCCAGGTGGTCACCGGCGGCGCGGTGGCGGACAAGGGTAAGGGCTTCCACTACCAGCCCACGGTGCTGGCCGGTTGCAAGGCGGACATGGAGATCATGCGCAAGGAGATCTTCGGCCCGGTGCTGCCGATCCAGATCGTCGACGACCTCGACGAAGCCATCGCCCTGGCCAACGACAGCGAGTACGGCCTGACCTCATCCATCTACACCCGCAGCCTCGGCGCGGCGCTGAAGGCCAGCCGCGAGATCGACTTCGGCGAGACCTACGTCAACCGCGAGAACTTCGAGGCCATGCAGGGCTACCACGCCGGCACGCGCAAATCCGGTATCGGTGGTGCGGACGGCAAGCACGGGCTGTACGAGTTCACCCACACCCATGTGGTGTACATCCAGGAGTGA
- a CDS encoding sigma-54-dependent Fis family transcriptional regulator translates to MTLHASETSASELAAFVDHHFSGRGIRPDGLIAQSWYRSVTQHRLNPRGRGEKNILTAAEIRQHQAQHQEYLAIASQGVTGLARRVVQAGFAVLLSDEDGITLDARLPAERDLYTQSGLIVGARWDESVAGTNGIGTALAAGQALTIHRQEHFLTSNARLSCSVSPIFDAQGHLRGCLNATCLNSDGPKEAQYLTLQLVIMYARLIENAHFRQSYRDRLTLAIKPRDDITDLANEQLLALDEQGRVIGANRAAFVAYEEAQGSALLGRRIDSLLPADVDELLSLTSGGARGVRLRALQGEALVDVGLRIPAGHLRPATPAPQVRTPASEHPNLERLGGGDPQLQQGVRRIRKVIDKGIPILVTGETGTGKEAFARAIHQASARRAGPFVALNCAAIPETLIESELFGYRGGSFTGASKKGMKGKLELANGGTLFLDEIGDMPAHLQTRLLRVLAEREIFPLGAEAPVPLDVQVVSATHQDLAGMIQAKLFREDLFYRLSGMTLALPALRERSDRAELIEALLAAQPGAEGLRLDEAARQRLLAHPWPGNIRQLLNALRYAVALAEDGVIDCDCLPAELHQAALPATLAPRAEAPASLAGQLGDDEARHLLATLRQHRWNISAAAEASGISRSTLYRKMKKHGIVQPNEMF, encoded by the coding sequence ATGACCTTGCATGCCTCGGAGACCAGCGCCAGCGAACTCGCGGCCTTCGTCGACCACCATTTCTCCGGGCGCGGCATCCGCCCCGACGGGCTCATCGCCCAGTCCTGGTACCGCAGCGTCACCCAGCACCGCCTCAACCCGCGCGGGCGCGGCGAGAAGAACATCCTCACCGCCGCCGAGATCCGCCAGCACCAGGCCCAGCACCAGGAATACCTGGCCATCGCCAGCCAGGGCGTCACCGGCCTCGCCCGCCGTGTGGTGCAGGCCGGCTTCGCGGTGCTGCTCAGCGACGAGGACGGCATCACCCTGGATGCGCGGCTGCCCGCCGAGCGCGACCTCTACACCCAGTCCGGCCTGATCGTCGGCGCCCGCTGGGATGAATCCGTGGCCGGCACCAACGGCATCGGCACCGCCCTGGCGGCCGGCCAGGCGCTGACCATCCACCGCCAGGAACACTTCCTCACCTCCAACGCGCGGCTGAGCTGCTCGGTGTCGCCGATCTTCGACGCCCAGGGCCACCTGCGCGGCTGCCTCAACGCCACCTGCCTGAACAGCGACGGCCCCAAGGAGGCGCAGTACCTGACCCTGCAACTGGTGATCATGTACGCCCGATTGATCGAGAACGCCCACTTCCGCCAGAGCTACCGCGACCGCCTGACCCTGGCCATCAAGCCCCGCGACGACATCACCGACCTGGCCAACGAACAGCTGCTGGCCCTGGATGAACAGGGCCGGGTGATCGGCGCCAACCGCGCCGCCTTCGTCGCCTACGAAGAGGCCCAGGGCAGCGCCCTGCTCGGCCGGCGCATCGACAGCCTGCTGCCGGCCGACGTCGATGAGCTGCTCAGCCTCACCAGCGGCGGCGCCCGTGGCGTGCGCCTGCGCGCCCTGCAGGGCGAGGCGCTGGTGGACGTCGGCCTGCGCATTCCCGCCGGGCACCTGCGCCCCGCCACGCCCGCTCCGCAGGTGCGCACACCGGCCAGCGAGCACCCCAATCTGGAACGCCTGGGCGGCGGCGACCCGCAGTTGCAACAGGGCGTGCGGCGCATCCGCAAGGTGATCGACAAGGGCATCCCCATCCTCGTCACCGGCGAGACCGGCACCGGCAAGGAGGCCTTCGCCCGCGCCATCCACCAGGCCAGCGCCCGGCGTGCCGGGCCCTTCGTGGCGCTCAACTGCGCGGCGATCCCGGAGACGCTGATCGAGAGCGAACTGTTCGGCTACCGCGGCGGCAGCTTCACCGGCGCCAGCAAGAAAGGCATGAAGGGCAAGCTGGAGCTGGCCAACGGCGGCACCCTGTTCCTCGACGAGATCGGCGACATGCCCGCCCACCTGCAGACGCGCCTGCTGCGCGTGCTGGCCGAGCGCGAAATCTTCCCCCTGGGCGCCGAAGCACCAGTGCCGCTGGATGTGCAGGTGGTCTCCGCCACCCACCAGGACCTGGCCGGGATGATCCAGGCCAAGCTGTTCCGCGAGGACCTGTTCTACCGCCTCAGCGGCATGACCCTGGCCCTGCCGGCCCTGCGCGAACGCAGCGACCGCGCCGAGCTGATCGAGGCCCTGCTCGCCGCCCAACCCGGCGCCGAGGGGCTGCGCCTGGACGAGGCGGCCCGCCAGCGCCTGCTCGCCCATCCCTGGCCGGGCAATATCCGCCAGTTGCTCAACGCCCTGCGCTACGCGGTGGCCCTGGCCGAGGATGGCGTGATCGACTGCGACTGCCTGCCCGCCGAACTGCATCAGGCCGCCCTCCCCGCCACGCTCGCGCCCCGCGCCGAAGCCCCCGCCAGCCTCGCCGGCCAGCTGGGCGACGACGAGGCCCGGCACCTGCTGGCCACCCTGCGCCAGCACCGCTGGAACATCAGCGCCGCGGCCGAGGCCTCGGGCATTTCCCGCTCCACGCTGTACCGCAAGATGAAGAAGCACGGCATCGTCCAGCCCAATGAGATGTTCTGA
- the pqqB gene encoding pyrroloquinoline quinone biosynthesis protein PqqB: MHIQILGSAAGGGFPQWNCNCRNCAGLRAGTLNAEARTQSSIALSDDGVNWVLCNASPDIRAQIEAFPTLQPARRLRDTAIAAVLLMDSQIDHVTGLLTLREGCPHSVWCTEMVHQDLTSGFPLFTMLQHWNGGLAWNPIALDGEPFTIPACPGLRFTAIALRSSAPPYSPHRGNPHPGDNIGLFVEDLRTGGSLFYAPGLGQVDEALLGWMRRADCLLVDGTLWRDDEMRLCEVGDKLGSEMGHLPQSGPGGMLEVLGGLQDKRRVLIHINNTNPILDADSAERAELDARGIEVARDGMAIRL, encoded by the coding sequence ATGCATATCCAGATTCTCGGCTCCGCCGCCGGCGGGGGCTTTCCGCAGTGGAACTGCAACTGCCGCAACTGCGCCGGCCTGCGCGCCGGCACCCTCAACGCCGAGGCGCGCACCCAGTCCTCCATCGCCCTGAGCGATGACGGGGTCAACTGGGTGCTGTGCAACGCCTCCCCCGACATTCGCGCGCAGATCGAGGCCTTCCCGACGTTGCAGCCGGCCCGGCGCCTGCGCGACACGGCCATCGCCGCCGTGCTGCTGATGGACAGCCAGATCGACCACGTCACCGGCCTGCTGACCCTGCGCGAGGGCTGCCCGCATTCGGTGTGGTGCACGGAGATGGTCCACCAGGACCTGACCAGCGGCTTCCCGCTGTTCACCATGCTGCAGCACTGGAACGGCGGTCTGGCCTGGAACCCCATCGCCCTGGACGGCGAGCCCTTCACCATTCCCGCCTGCCCGGGGCTGCGCTTCACCGCCATCGCCCTGCGCAGCAGCGCGCCGCCCTATTCGCCGCACCGGGGCAACCCGCACCCGGGCGACAACATCGGCCTGTTCGTCGAGGACCTGCGCACCGGCGGCTCGCTGTTCTATGCGCCGGGCCTGGGCCAGGTTGACGAGGCGCTACTGGGCTGGATGCGCCGCGCCGACTGCCTGCTGGTGGACGGCACGCTCTGGCGCGACGACGAGATGCGCCTGTGCGAGGTGGGCGACAAGCTCGGCAGCGAGATGGGCCACCTGCCGCAGAGCGGCCCCGGCGGCATGCTGGAGGTGCTGGGCGGCCTTCAGGACAAGCGCCGGGTACTCATCCACATCAACAACACCAACCCCATCCTCGATGCCGATTCCGCCGAGCGCGCCGAACTGGACGCGCGCGGCATCGAAGTGGCCCGCGATGGCATGGCCATTCGCCTCTGA
- the pqqA gene encoding pyrroloquinoline quinone precursor peptide PqqA, with protein MWTKPAYTDLRIGFEVTMYFANR; from the coding sequence ATGTGGACTAAACCCGCCTATACCGACCTGCGCATCGGCTTCGAAGTGACCATGTACTTCGCCAACCGCTGA